TACTATTCACACCGAGCGTGCGATTAATGAAGATAGAAGGGGGGGTTACAGAGCGATAAAGGACACACAAATTAGCATGCGTTTATTCTCAAAGAAGTGATTCATATACCATATAAATATAGTAACTAGATGTCGATGTTAGACCGGTGATCCTGCCCCCCTCCCCTCGAGTGAAGTGGTACAGTCGTGGGCTGTCCTGCGTGACGCGCTTCGCAAGGAGCGGAGGATTCCTGAATCGTGAATCTGACTCTGAGGGGAAGGTTGAATTTGAAGCGCTGATTTTGACACTCAGTGGGCGAGCAGAGTGGCGAACCGCGCAGGGGGGATTCACAGTGGGGTGTGGGTAAGTCGTGTATCGTCGTGTTTTTcggagtgttttgtttttttatttaaacgaGGGGAAGAGAACAAGACGCTTCTTAATCCCACAGGGCAGAGCAAAGTGGATTTAACGACATGCCTGCTCTGTGATTATTATTACCTTGCCTGTGGCATCAGCCACGCGTGTAATAatgctattaatattattagatcTGTTCAACTAAGAATGCATATTCACTACGGGATATTTTACAAACGACAAACGcgtgtttatttatattgttcAAACCGTGTTTACCTCGTATCTGTTAGACCCGAGTGACCGCCTCTAATGTCGACTCCTGTCTTGGCAGCCTTTTAATATTGagcttgagaaaaaaacaaacttttttctagattattattttttttattttaaaaccctcccctcccctccccacccccagTGTGCTGAAGGAGCGTCTCCTTGTTGACTCTGTGGGTCTCCCTGCTTCATTCCCACCGGCAGTGTGTGTGTCCTCTGCCCTGGTCCAGTCACAGCGCTGCAAGACTGGCAAGAGTAACACACACAGGTGTGGAGTGGCGCTGGCGCTGAAAGCAGGTGGACAAAACCGAACCCCCTGAATACGAAGCcgtgcaaagccagggggtgcagcagcaccccTACTTCCAGCGCCGTTTCTAGTTCCAGCCTTTTCTGGgagtttgtatgtgtgttttgtttttttttcttttgttctggcTGTCTGCTCTGAAATCTTTTTCACGAGGTGGCTCGCTGTGTCCGATTGCTCCCGGCTGGATGGAAGGATTTTTGGGTCACTCTGTTTCAGATGTAACCAGAACCTCACAACTCAGTCTGTCAATGTGAAGCAGCAGAGGGTGTCTGtgatcgatctctctctctctctctctctctctctctctctctctctctctctctctctctctctctctctctctctctctctgtgtgtctgtatatggTAACTGTTACTTTTCAGCTGTCAAGACCACGTGTCTCTCTGTATCAGTGGCCTCTAGCCAGCCAGGCTGtgagatgcagacacacacacacacacacacacacacacacacacacacacacacagagagagagggacagggagagagactAAAGCAGGTTTGTTTCCTTGCTGACTGACTGACTGGACTGTACAGCGATGAGAAGGGAGAGGAAACTGGAGCAGCTATCttcttaaaagaagaaaaaaaaaaacaaataataaattggTTGGAGCAGAGGTGTTAAGTGTTGTGCCGGGGAAGCTGCGCGCTGCATAGCGGGTCAGGTGAGGAGCGGTAACGGCACAGGCTGTGCGTGCTGTCCCTGTTAGTATCATTGCAGCCCGGTCTGTGCGCGCTGAACCAGCGGGGAGCAGGCGCTGCTCAGCTAACCGCGCTGTTCTGATAATCTGCGCTCTGCTTCACCGTATTGCAGAGTGCTGGTAATGGAAATGGAGCTCAGACTTCAGAAattacagggaaaaaaataataattacagtaaaacttTAAAACTATGATATTTAACAAGACCTGCCCGCCCCCACGCGGGAGAATCTGTTCTTGCTGCCTGCGTGTGTGTCAGCGAGTTCAGTGAGAGGGGTTTCGACTGTGTTCAGTGCTGTCGACGGTTCTCTTGTTACGATCAGCACGCCAGCCTgtgcttctgtttttaattggcagatgattttgtgtttttgtagcgTTGGTGAGGGGATCATATGACGTTCCCTGTAACTCCTCGTCCTGGAGTAACCTGGGCTATTCCGAGCTCTGCGTCTCTAAGCAAACCTCTCTTCTGCTCCTATTGCTCAATACCCATCCCATGTTTACTGCCGTGCCTTCGAGTAATCATTCCTCACTTCAAACATCTCCTCCGTTAGATTCGTCCCTGGTATGGGACAGTTAACCCTGCTCAGCCCAATCTGCGGGGCTCCCTGAACTAAAAGAGAGAAACAAACTCTCTGGTGGTCTTCTCTCATCTGTGGAGGCAGGCCAGGGTAGAGGCTTCACCAGCGTCTCTGCTCTGAAAGGGTTCAGTGAGTCAGTCTGCGACTGGCTGGAACACGTGGCCCCCCCTGCGTTCCCTAGATGGGgaggagaagggggaggggggaggtatTTATAGAAAGAAATTGAATCACGAGGGGAGACTGTGTTCACGGCTTCTTTTAGTCTCAACCCGTTTTAAAAACTCTGTTCAGGTTTAACCTGCTTCaaaaagatagagagagagatcgagctgagagagagacagacagatcgagctgaaagagagagacagaacaagctgagagagagagctgagagagacagagagagagagagagacagagctgagagagagacagaacaaggagagagagagagagagacagatcgAGCTGAGAGAGACAACGAGCTGAGAGAGATCGAGctgagaaagagagcgagagagacagatctagctgagagagagacagacagatcgagctgagagagagacagatcaagctgagagagagacagacagatcgagctgagagacagagagagagagagagagagagattgcaaaTTATTAACAGCAGTGCTGGACCTGGGGGTCTGTTACAGACAGTTTCaaatttagttttagtttttttgtggcAGTTCCTGTAGAAAGATCTTtctatatctattattattattattatttttattattaatttttattattattatccagcaGGTGACCCAGCAGCTTGCTCTGAAAAGCTACTCAAAGCAGAGGAGGAGTCTGGCGAGGAAGAGGAGGCAGTTAGCAGCCGCAGCGCAGTCATGGACAAGCCCCCCGCTCTCCTCGTGACCCAGAGCTCCACGCTGCCGTTCTTTGACACGGCCCACGCGCTCAACCTGCTGCGCGGGATCCACGAGCTGCGGGCAGAGCGGAAATTCTTCGACGTGACGCTGTGCGCGGAGGGGCGCGAGTTCCCCTGCCACCGCACCGTGCTCGCCGCCACCAGCAACTACTTCAAGGCCATGTTCGCGGGCACGCTGCGGGAGAGCGGCATGGACCGTGTGGAGCTGCACGAGGTCTCCGCCACCGTGCTGGGGCTCCTCGTGGACTTCTGCTACACGGGCCGCGCCACGGTCAGCCACGAGAACGTGGACCCGCTGCTCAAGGGTGCGGACCTCTTCCAGTTCCCCTCCGTGAAGGAGGcgtgctgctgcttcctggaGCAGCGGCTGGACGTGTCCAACTGCCTGGAGCTGCAGGACTTCGCCGAGGCGTACGCCTGCCGGGGGCTGGCCGAGAGCGCCCGCCGCTTCGCCCTGCGCAACGTCGTGGAGCTGGCCAAGGGCCCGGACTTCGAGAGGCTGCCCCTGAAGCGCCTGCTGGAGCTGGTGTCGGACGACCGGCTGTACGTGGACAAGGAGGAGACGGCGTACCTGATGGTCTCTCGCTGGGTCAAGGCTGACCCCCAGCGCCGGCTCCACTTGTGGCCCGAGCTGTTCCAGCGGGTGCGGCTCCCCTTCGTGCGGAGGTACTTCCTGCTGGCCCACGTGGAGAGCGACCCCCTGGTCTACACGTCCCCGTCCTGCCTGGGGCTGGTCGCCGAGGCGCGCGCGTTCCAGTCGGCGGGGTACGACCGGCACGACCAGCCCTGCGAGCGCGTGCGGCCGCGCCCCTCCACCGGCCTGGCCGAGATCCTGGTGGTGATCGGGGGCTGTGACCAGGACTGCGACGAGCTCGTCACCGTGGACTGCTACAACCCCCACACCGGACACTGGAGGTACCTGGCAGAGTTCCCCGAACACCTGGGTGGGGGCTACAGCATCTCTGCGCTGGGGAACGACATCTACGTCACAGGTAGGTCCcactggggggggtggggggtggtctTAAGACCCTTTAATGTTGTACTAATGTATTATTGATTAGGGAAATGCTGCTGTGAGTTCTACCGGATTTGATTTTCTTATTagtgtcagtattattattattattattattattattattattagtagtagtagtattattagtgttgttattatttgtttgatGACTTTACTGTTCATTCAGAGACAGTGAGTGAAAGGGATCCTGGTGTTTAAGATGAAAGGGAAACGATTCAGAAACGTTGTAAGCTTTTGCGTTTAACTGCCTGGCACTGAAATATGTACATTTTGAAAGATGAGACTGAACAGACCCCCGTACACGACACTGTCAAAATACACACCGCCCTCGCCATCCCGCCAGCGTCGGCGCCCTGGTCTTCTGCCAGGAAGCTCGATTACGTGAGACGCCGCTGTGCTGGTGTGGGGAAGGCTCGGGTGTGTTTTTCACAGTCTCTGTAACCAGAAGCAGAACCAGCTGATTCCTGCG
The sequence above is drawn from the Polyodon spathula isolate WHYD16114869_AA unplaced genomic scaffold, ASM1765450v1 scaffolds_65, whole genome shotgun sequence genome and encodes:
- the klhl21 gene encoding LOW QUALITY PROTEIN: kelch-like protein 21 (The sequence of the model RefSeq protein was modified relative to this genomic sequence to represent the inferred CDS: substituted 2 bases at 2 genomic stop codons); translated protein: MDKPPALLVTQSSTLPFFDTAHALNLLRGIHELRAERKFFDVTLCAEGREFPCHRTVLAATSNYFKAMFAGTLRESGMDRVELHEVSATVLGLLVDFCYTGRATVSHENVDPLLKGADLFQFPSVKEACCCFLEQRLDVSNCLELQDFAEAYACRGLAESARRFALRNVVELAKGPDFERLPLKRLLELVSDDRLYVDKEETAYLMVSRWVKADPQRRLHLWPELFQRVRLPFVRRYFLLAHVESDPLVYTSPSCLGLVAEARAFQSAGYDRHDQPCERVRPRPSTGLAEILVVIGGCDQDCDELVTVDCYNPHTGHWRYLAEFPEHLGGGYSISALGNDIYVTGGSDGSRLYDCVWRYNSSVNEWTEVSPMLKPREYHASCLLKGQLYVVASDSTERYDHSLDAWEPLPPMLHPMDNCSTTACRGRLYATGCLAGQETMVIQCYDPDSGRWSLVNCGPLPPWSFAPKTVALNGLIYFIRXDGGLXTDASTGSLSQRLQCKFSDKRKRKLSPGTAVHVGGSVAPLGGKLFVSGGYDDTFELSDVVEAYDPSTGTWSRAARLPQPTFWHGSVSIFRQFMPSAPIGFEAGLDNANNEVNAVHLHRHQQNHRAQALLHQNQNLNQLH